One stretch of Astatotilapia calliptera chromosome 3, fAstCal1.2, whole genome shotgun sequence DNA includes these proteins:
- the LOC113013240 gene encoding Fc receptor-like protein 5 — MEETSLLCLLFLISLLSCTTNQARLTVSPSSSQFFNGDFVSLSCEEDDSSAGWTLRRNTSKRQRTQCRADWGTSAGSSCDINYIYPWDSGVYWCESREGPISNMVNLTVTGGSVILQSPVLPVMEGDDVTLLCKTKTTPSNLPAAFYKDGSLIRKQPTGHMTIQHVSRSDEGLYKCDISAHGESPSSWITVTDKPTPTASPTTTTLLTSTSLSTTTAPNPGCSLCHPNFRLVLHLLVICPYLISTLLLVSLYQHRLKG, encoded by the exons ATGGAGGAAACGTctctgctgtgtctgctct ttctgatctcactgctgagctgcaccacaaaccaag ctcgtctgactgtgagtcccagcagctctcagttctttaacggagactttgtgtctctgagctgtgaggaggacgacagctctgctggatggactctgaggagaaacacaagcaaacgaCAGAGGACTCAGTGTAGGGCTGACTGGGGAACATCAGCTGGTTCTTCCTGTGACATAAACTACATCTACCCGTgggacagtggagtttactggtgtgagtccagagagggtcccatcagcaacatggttaacctgacagtcactg gtggatcagtgatcctgcagagtcctgtcctccctgtgatggagggagatgacgtcactctgctctgtaaaacaaagaccactccctccaacctcccagctgctttctataaagatggctccctcatcaggaagcagcctacaggtcacatgaccatccagcatgtttccaggtctgatgaaggcctctacaagtgtgacatcagcgctcatggagagtctccatccagctggatcactgtcacag ATAAACCTACACCGACAGCTTCACCCACCACAACAACTTTGCTCACATCCACATCCCTGTCCACCACAACAGCTCCAAACCCTGGCTGCTCCCTCTGCCATCCTAATTTCAGACTagtcctccacctgctggtgATCTGTCCATATTTGATCTCCACTCTCCTCTTGGTGTCTTTATATCAACACAGACTCAAAG GCTGA
- the LOC113019502 gene encoding uncharacterized protein LOC113019502: MAACSLTTWISLFVVVVVPSAVVPGQKSITAHSGQDVTFLCRAPNNKTIHVKWSRTDLGEEYVLLYRDDVFVPGNQHQSFQNRVDLQDRQMKNGDVSLILKNATTADAGTYECKVLVGKEMRPSNTITLRVDPPAQTGGDTEDGGKEVEAKKAGGKEEKLYLLIAGPSVAAVLVAVGFFLIYRKCKAQQKLGSYEPPIELQPV; the protein is encoded by the exons ATGGCTGCGTGCTCGCTGACTACCTGGATTTCGCTATTCGTTGTCGTCGTCGTTCCCTCGGCTGTCGTGCCCG GCCAGAAAAGCATCACAGCTCATTCTGGACAGGACGTCACTTTCCTGTGCcgagctccaaacaacaaaACCATCCATGTAAAGTGGAGCAGAACTGACCTGGGGGAAGAATATGTCCTTTTGTACCGGGATGATGTGTTTGTTCCAGGAAACCAGCATCAATCTTTtcagaaccgggtggatctgcaggacagacagatgaagaatGGAGACGTGTCTCTGATTCTAAAGAATGCTACGACTGCCGATGCTGGAACATATGAGTGTAAGGTGTTAGTCGGAAAAGAAATGAGGCCCAGCAACACCATCACACTGAgagttgatcctccag ctcagacaggaggagacacagaggatggagggaaggaagtTGAAGCGAAGAAGGCAGGAGGGAAGGAGGAAAAATTGTATTTACTAATAGCTGGACCGTcagttgctgctgtgcttgttgCTGTTGGCTTTTTTCTTatctacagaaaatgtaaagcaCAGCAGAAGCTGGGTTCATACGAGCCTCCAATTGAACTTCAGCCAGTTTGA
- the LOC113013249 gene encoding lachesin-like has translation MDMSMRHTLLGLFLLASLFSGNAQVKYLFETPTAILRPTRYQLPIGGSVTLSCSVEGSGNWTILWYSAASFGSKEEPMTEYEGKKAIIVSQRGLYSCRGRSDSGRHTYNSDKAIIKDTLPITAILTIQPNWTRIYMSEAFTVRCEIPGGEGTYWSYDWRPERFTTYYTTNERTFYNVGWEDNGNYQCRGNMGLSLTEWSNVIPVTISFKLQPVLTVSPSWLSPGASVTLSCEIEYPSEGWSFYWYKAIPDLDIKEEAYKYELLPDGSETAQTLYIITGQTHTAAYVCRAQRGRNYYYTYYSKPKFVWSADLYSAASLTVGPVEQRLSFDFVRLTCKGNSTWWRVRKFPENSVPYCSNVWNLGESVCTLYTKASYSDDGVYWCESMSKQFSNAVNITLQDFYSGPLMVIPDDPVKKGTFVSLSCNLRIKKNFPSVAFYHNNKLIQNDSREELNFLAVSKSDEGSYKCQYSGKESPSRYMSVKSAVGPESSSFPVRMKVMNAVAFILVMMLSMNQ, from the exons ATGGACATGAGCATGAGACACACTTTGCTGGGGTTATTTT TGCTCGCATCACTCTTCTCTGGCAATGCTCAAG TGAAGTACCTTTTTGAAACACCCACTGCCATACTGAGACCAACAAGGTATCAGTTACCAATAGGGGGCAGCgtgacactgagctgctctgtggagggctCTGGCAACTGGACGATTTTGTGGTACAGTGCTGCTTCATTTGGTTCTAAAGAAGAGCCTATGACAGAATATGAAGGGAAGAAAGCTATTATTGTATCACAAAGAGGTCTCTACTCCTGCAGAGGAAGAAGTGATTCAGGTCGCCACACATACAACAGTGATAAGGCCATCATTAAAGACACTC TTCCTATTACGGCCATTTTGACTATACAGCCCAACTGGACTAGGATATACATGAGTGAAGCattcactgtcagatgtgagatccCAGGAGGAGAAGGGACTTACTGGAGCTATGACTGGAGACCAGAAAGGTTCACCACATATTACACAACCAATGAAAGAACATTCTACAATGTTGGTTGGGAAGACAATGGAAATTATCAATGCAGGGGCAACATGGGGCTTTCCTTGACAGAATGGAGTAATGTCATTCCAGTCACTATATCAT TTAAACTGCAACCTGTCCTCACCGTGTCCCCTTCATGGCTGAGTCCCGGAGCCTCAGTAACTCTGAGCTGTGAGATTGAATATCCTTCGGAGGGATGGAGCTTTTACTGGTATAAAGCTATTCCTGATTTGGACATAAAAGAAGAGGCCTACAAGTACGAGCTGCTACCAGATGGCAGCGAGACTGCTCAGACTTTGTACATCATTActggacaaacacacacagcagcatatGTGTGCAGAGCGCAAAGAGGAAGGAACTACTACTACACCTATTACAGTAAACCAAAGTTTGTCTGGTCTGCAG ATCTTTATTCAGCAGCATCTCTCACAGTCGGCCCTGTAGAGCAAAGATTAAGCTTTGACTTTGTCAGACTGACCTGCAAGGGAAACTCTACTTGGTGGAGAGTGAGGAAGTTCCCTGAGAATAGCGTGCCGTATTGCAGTAACGTTTGGAATCTAGGAGAATCCGTATGCACACTCTACACAAAAGCTTCATATTCAGATGATGGAGTTTACTGGTGCGAGTCTATGTCAAAACAGTTCAGCAATGCAGTCAACATCACTTTACAGG atttttattcaGGTCCTCTCATGGTGATCCCTGATGATCCTGTGAAAAAGGGAACTTTCGTTAGTCTTAGCTGCAActtgagaataaaaaaaaacttccccaGTGTGGCTTTTTACCACAATAACAAACTTATCCAAAATGATTCCCGAGAGGAGCTGAACTTCTTGGCAGTGTCAAAATCTGATGAAGGTTCCTACAAGTGTCAGTACTCAGGAAAAGAGTCGCCATCACGTTACATGTCGGTTAAGT CTGCTGTCGGACCTGAAAGCTCTTCATTTCCTGTCAGAATGAAAGTCATGAATGCAGTCGCCTTCATCCTG GTAATGATGCTGTCTATGAATCAGtaa
- the LOC113019500 gene encoding low affinity immunoglobulin gamma Fc region receptor II-like, translating into MEETSLLCLLFLISLLSCTTNQARLTVSPSSSQFFEGDFVSLSCEEDDSSAGWTLRRNTSKQQRSQCGRDGWGEGAGSSCNISFILPLDSGVYWCESREGTIGNMVNLTVTGGSVILQSPVLPVMEGDDVTLLCKTKTTPSNLPAAFYKDGVFTGNETTGHMTLQHVSRSDEGLYKCDISGHGESPSSWITVTEKPTATVKPITSALPSSTTLASHSSTLHLAIRVVLHLVVFCPYFISTLFMVSLYRHRAKGNKLSVSIPPTHPEQGLEDKHEDVITDVTTEHRF; encoded by the exons ATGGAGGAAACGTctctgctgtgtctgctct ttctgatctcactgctgagctgcaccacaaaccaag ctcgtctgactgtgagtcccagcagctctcagttctttgaaggagactttgtgtctctgagctgtgaggaggacgacagctctgctggatggactctgaggagaaacacaagcaaacaacagaGGAGTCAGTGTGGAAGAGATGGGTGGGGAGAAGGTGCTGGTTCTTCCTGTAACATCAGCTTTATCCTCCCATtggacagtggagtttactggtgtgagtccagagagggtaCCATCggtaacatggttaacctgacagtcactg gtggatcagtgatcctgcagagtcctgtcctccctgtgatggagggagatgacgtcactctgctctgtaaaacaaagaccactccctccaacctcccagctgctttctataaagatggcgtCTTCACTGGGAATGagactacaggtcacatgaccctccagcatgtttccaggtctgatgaaggcctctacaagtgtgacatcagcggtcatggagagtctccatccagctggatcactgtcacag AAAAACCTACAGCCACAGTGAAGCCCATCACCTCTGCTCTTCCCTCTTCCACAACACTGGCCTCTCACTCCTCCACCCTCCACCTTGCTATCAGAGTGGTCCTCCACCTGGTGGTGTTCTGTCCATATTTCATTTCCACTCTCTTCATGGTGTCTTTATATCGACACAGAGCTAAAG ggAACAAACTTTCCGTCTCAATCCCTCCCACTCATCCTGAGCAGGGATTAGAGGATAAACATGAGGATGTAATTACTGATGTCACCACAGAGCATCGCTTCTGA